A part of Miscanthus floridulus cultivar M001 chromosome 6, ASM1932011v1, whole genome shotgun sequence genomic DNA contains:
- the LOC136459522 gene encoding LOW QUALITY PROTEIN: omega-hydroxypalmitate O-feruloyl transferase-like (The sequence of the model RefSeq protein was modified relative to this genomic sequence to represent the inferred CDS: deleted 1 base in 1 codon): protein MVVEMKENGSVALAAGEKAPQLGVKRGEPTLVPPAEATPTGEQYYLSNLDQNIAVIVQTVYCYKPSPPSPGGGGGKDVDVAAALRDALARVLVHYHPLAGRLGISPEMKLTVELTSEGVVFVEADAACDLAAVGDLTKPDPAALGQLVYSVPGAKHILEMPPMTAQVTRFKCGGFALGLAMNHCMFDGIGAMEFVNSWAETARGVAELTVPPFLDRSVLKARDPPVHTFPHHEFAEIPDVSDTAALYGAQELLYRSFCFDPDRLERVRALALANGALGRCTTFEALSGLVWRARTKALGLAPEQHTKLLFAVDGRRRFSPPLPHGYFGNGIVLTNALATAGELLSAPVSRAAGLVQEAVRMVTDEYMRSAVDYFEATRARPSLASTLLITTWSRLEFHGADFGWGEPVMSGPVTLPEKEVILFLAHGKERKSINVLLGLPATAMDAFQELMDEI from the exons ATG GTTGTTGAGATGAAGGAGAACGGCAGCGTGGCGTTGGCGGCGGGCGAGAAGGCGCCGCAGCTGGGCGTGAAGCGCGGCGAGCCGACGCTGGTGCCGCCGGCGGAGGCGACGCCGACGGGCGAGCAGTACTACCTGTCCAACCTGGACCAGAACATCGCGGTGATCGTGCAGACGGTGTACTGCTACAAGccctcgccgccgtcgcccggcggcggcggcggcaaggacgTCGACGTGGCGGCCGCGCTCCGCGACGCGCTGGCGCGCGTGCTGGTGCACTACCACCCGCTGGCGGGGCGGCTGGGCATCAGCCCGGAGATGAAGCTGACCGTGGAGCTGACCAGCGAGGGCGTCGTGTTCGTGGAGGCCGACGCCGCCTGCGAC CTCGCCGCCGTCGGCGACCTCACCAAGCCCGACCCCGCCGCGctcggccagctcgtctactCCGTCCCCGGCGCCAAGCACATCCTCGAGATGCCCCCCATGACCGCGCAG gtgacgaggttcaagtgtgggggcttcgCGCTTGGCCTGGCCATGAACCACTGCATGTTCGACGGCATCGGCGCCATGGAGTTTGTCAACTCGTGGGCCGAGACGGCCCGCGGCGTCGCTGAGCTAACCGTGCCGCCGTTCCTGGACCGCAGCGTCCTGAAGGCGCGCGACCCGCCCGTGCACACCTTCCCGCACCACGAGTTCGCCGAGATCCCCGACGTCTCCGACACGGCGGCGCTCTACGGCGCGCAGGAGCTGTTGTACCGCTCCTTCTGCTTCGACCCGGACCGGCTGGAGCGCGTCCGCGCGCTGGCGCTTGCCAACGGCGCCCTGGGCCGCTGCACCACCTTCGAGGCGCTGTCGGGCCTCGTGTGGCGCGCGCGCACCAAGGCGCTCGGGCTGGCACCCGAGCAGCACACCAAGCTGCTGTTCGCCGTGGACGGGCGGCGCCGGTTCTCGCCGCCGCTCCCGCATGGCTACTTCGGCAACGGCATCGTGCTGACCAACGCCCTGGCCACGGCCGGCGAGCTGCTGTCCGCGCCCGTGTCGCGCGCGGCCGGACTGGTGCAGGAGGCCGTGCGGATGGTGACCGACGAGTACATGCGGTCGGCGGTGGACTACTTCGAGGCGACGCGGGCCCGGCCGTCGCTGGCGTCCACGCTGCTCATCACCACGTGGTCGCGGCTCGAGTTCCACGGCGCCGACTTCGGGTGGGGCGAGCCCGTCATGTCGGGCCCAGTCACGCTGCCCGAGAAGGAGGTCATCCTCTTCCTCGCGCACGGCAAAGAGAGGAAGAGCATCAACGTGCTGCTCGGCCTGCCAGCCACCGCGATGGACGCCTTCCAAGAGCTCATGGACGAGATATGA
- the LOC136456903 gene encoding tubby-like F-box protein 3 produces the protein MSFRSIVRDVRDGFGSLSRRSFEVTLASIYGLTGHHKGKTQSSSHVVDDSPSIIRESCWANLPPELIRDIIRRLEADESTWPARKHVVCFAAVCRTWREMCKDIVLSPEFCGKLTFPVSLKQPGPRDGNTMIQCFIKRNKSKSTYHLYLCLSNVVTSESGKFLLSAKRHRKTTCTEYTISMDSGNISRSSRTYIGKIRSNFLGTRFLIYDTQPPYNGAVVPPAGRTSRRFNSTKVSPKLPSVSCNIAQVSYELNVLGTRGPRRMRCVMHSIPASSVEPGGIVPGQPEQIVPRALEDSFRSTASFSQSFRSTTSLSKSIMDSSMDFNSARFSDIAVSSARFTGIPGSSALFTGIPGSSARFSDIAGGRLDNEEESQTKERPLVLRNKPPRWHEQLQCWCLNFRGRVTIASVKNFQLIAATTPPPAGAPTPSQPAPSDPDKVILQFGKVARDMFTMDYRYPLSAFQAFAICLSSFDTKLACE, from the exons ATGTCATTTCGTAGCATAGTCCGTGATGTTAGGGATGGCTTCGGCAGCTTGTCGAGGAGAAGCTTTGAGGTGACCCTCGCAAGCATTTATGGCCTCACTGGGCATCACAAAGGGAAGACCCAGAGCTCATCACATGTCGTCGACGACTCACCTTCCATAATTCGTGAAAGTTGCTGGGCGAATCTACCTCCTGAACTCATCCGTGATATCATACGGAGACTGGAGGCTGATGAGAGCACCTGGCCAGCACGGAAGCACGTCGTTTGCTTCGCAGCTGTTTGTAGGACATGGAGGGAGATGTGTAAAGATATTGTGTTGAGCCCGGAGTTTTGTGGGAAGCTCACCTTCCCTGTGTCTCTAAAACAG CCTGGCCCTCGAGATGGAAATACAATGATTCAGTGTTTTATAAAGAGGAATAAGTCAAAATCCACCTACCATCTCTACCTGTGCCTTAGCAATG TTGTTACTTCAGAAAGTGGGAAATTCCTCTTATCAGCTAAAAGACACCGCAAAACCACATGCACCGAGTACACTATATCAATGGATTCTGGCAACATCTCAAGATCAAGCAGGACCTACATTGGAAAAATAAG GTCGAACTTCCTTGGCACAAGGTTTTTAATTTATGATACACAACCCCCCTATAATGGAGCTGTAGTTCCTCCTGCCGGAAGGACCAGCAGGAGGTTCAACTCCACAAAAGTCTCTCCAAAGTTGCCTTCCGTTAGTTGCAACATCGCGCAGGTGTCatatgagctcaatgttcttggcACAAGAGGTCCTAGGCGGATGCGTTGCGTCATGCACTCCATACCCGCCTCATCAGTGGAGCCAGGTGGCATAGTGCCTGGACAGCCAGAGCAGATTGTACCTCGAGCTCTGGAGGATTCATTCCGCAGCACGGCTTCCTTCTCGCAGTCGTTCCGTAGCACCACCTCATTGTCCAAGTCCATCATGGACTCATCCATGGATTTCAACAGCGCTCGCTTCTCTGACATTGCTGTCAGCAGTGCTCGCTTCACGGGCATTCCTGGTAGCAGTGCGCTCTTCACGGGCATTCCTGGCAGCAGTGCTCGTTTCTCCGACATTGCTGGCGGCAGATTGGACAACGAAGAGGAGAGTCAAACCAAGGAGAGGCCATTGGTGCTTCGTAATAAGCCGCCTAGGTGGCATGAACAGCTGCAGTGCTGGTGCCTCAACTTCCGTGGCCGTGTGACAATTGCCTCGGTGAAGAACTTCCAGCTGATTGCCGCGACAACCCCACCACCTGCAGGTGCTCCAACCCCCTCGCAGCCTGCTCCATCAGATCCTGACAAGGTGATTCTTCAGTTTGGAAAAGTGGCAAGGGATATGTTCACAATGGACTATCGGTACCCTCTCTCGGCTTTCCAGGCATTCGCCATTTGTCTGAGCAGCTTTGATACAAAATTGGCCTGTGAATAA
- the LOC136459521 gene encoding sm-like protein LSM3B, producing MAAAEEEIAVKEPLDLIRLSLDERIYVKLRSDRELRGKLHAYDQHLNMILGDVEEVVTTVEIDDETYEEIVRTTKRTIPFLFVRGDGVILVSPPLRTA from the exons ATGGCTGCGGCAGAGGAGGAGATCGCGGTGAAGGAGCCGCTGGATCTGATACGGCTCAGCCTCGACGAGCGCATCTACGTCAAGCTCCGATCCGACCGCGAGCTCCGCGGCAAGCTCCAT GCGTATGATCAACATTTAAACATGATACTTGGAGATGTTGAAGAGGTCGTGACAACTGTTGAGATAGATGATGAAACATATGAAGAAATTGTGCGC ACCACAAAACGCACTATCCCCTTCCTTTTTGTCCGAGGTGATGGTGTCATATTAGTTTCTCCACCCCTTCGAACGGCATGA